One window of the Bacteroidetes bacterium GWF2_43_63 genome contains the following:
- a CDS encoding short chain dehydrogenase, with protein sequence MSLKGKVVIVTGASSGIGEALSRQLMKGGARLVMAARNDEKMKAIAAEFPDADVLVVKADVSRREDCARMISETVSRFGGIDVLINNAGMSMRAIFEDLDLNVIDQLMNVNFWGTVFCTREAIPHLLKSKGSVVGVSSIAGFQGLPARTGYSSSKFAMHGFLNTLRVETLNQGLHVMIACPGFTESNIRNTALTADGSPQGTTPLDEKHLMSAQDVANRIIRGIEKRKRTLVMTTQGKLVVLLGKFFPKWVDKMTYKTMKKEKNSPLK encoded by the coding sequence ATGAGTTTGAAAGGTAAAGTAGTGATTGTTACTGGTGCTTCTTCAGGAATAGGGGAGGCTTTGAGCCGTCAGCTGATGAAAGGCGGGGCCAGACTTGTTATGGCGGCGCGCAATGATGAGAAAATGAAAGCCATTGCGGCTGAATTTCCTGATGCCGACGTATTGGTGGTGAAAGCCGATGTGAGTCGCCGTGAAGATTGCGCAAGAATGATTTCTGAGACCGTGAGCCGATTTGGAGGCATTGATGTGTTGATCAACAATGCTGGCATGAGTATGCGGGCTATTTTCGAAGATCTGGACTTGAATGTGATTGATCAGCTTATGAATGTAAATTTCTGGGGAACAGTCTTTTGCACACGCGAAGCCATTCCGCATTTGTTGAAATCAAAAGGCAGTGTGGTGGGAGTCTCTTCCATTGCCGGATTTCAGGGATTGCCCGCGCGAACTGGTTATTCGTCATCAAAATTTGCCATGCATGGCTTTCTGAATACGCTCCGTGTTGAAACGCTGAATCAGGGTTTGCATGTTATGATTGCCTGTCCGGGATTTACCGAGTCGAATATCCGAAATACCGCGCTGACAGCCGATGGAAGTCCGCAAGGCACAACACCGCTCGACGAAAAGCATCTGATGAGTGCTCAAGATGTCGCTAACAGAATTATTCGCGGCATCGAAAAAAGAAAACGCACTTTGGTTATGACAACTCAGGGAAAACTCGTAGTTTTGTTGGGGAAATTTTTCCCCAAGTGGGTTGATAAGATGACTTACAAGACCATGAAAAAAGAAAAAAATTCACCGCTGAAATAA
- a CDS encoding site-specific tyrosine recombinase XerD, with the protein MKTRNITDPVLRSFSTFLMLEKSLSEHSIEAYIHDVGLFMRWNEQIASNKPLRDINKNDIHSFVQWLSDISLAPSSQARIISGLKSYFAFCFMDGITNGNPTELIELPRLGKHLPTVLSLEEIEKMLTCIDLSKADGHRNKAIIETLYACGLRVTELVNLSFADLYFDDEFIRVIGKGNKERLVPIGQEAIKALKLYIEKSRVFFPVVRSHEHFIFLNQRGKQLTRASVFNLVKILAEAAGIKKNISPHTFRHSFATHLVENGADLRAVQELLGHASITTTEIYTHLSREFLRDVVLKHHPMYM; encoded by the coding sequence ATGAAAACGCGTAATATTACTGATCCGGTACTGAGAAGTTTCTCCACTTTTCTGATGCTTGAAAAGTCGCTGTCTGAGCATTCGATAGAAGCTTATATTCACGATGTCGGCCTGTTCATGCGCTGGAACGAGCAAATAGCTTCGAATAAACCACTGCGCGACATCAATAAAAATGATATTCATTCCTTTGTGCAATGGCTGAGTGATATTTCGCTGGCACCAAGTTCACAGGCGCGCATTATTTCAGGACTCAAATCGTATTTTGCTTTCTGTTTTATGGATGGCATCACCAATGGAAATCCAACAGAATTGATTGAGCTGCCGCGCCTTGGAAAACATTTGCCGACAGTGCTTTCGCTTGAAGAAATTGAAAAAATGCTTACATGCATTGATCTTTCAAAAGCTGACGGGCACCGCAACAAAGCCATCATTGAAACCTTGTATGCATGCGGTCTTCGAGTGACGGAACTGGTGAATCTTTCATTTGCCGACCTTTATTTTGATGATGAATTCATTCGTGTGATCGGAAAAGGAAACAAGGAAAGATTGGTCCCCATCGGACAAGAGGCAATAAAAGCATTGAAATTATATATTGAAAAAAGTCGTGTATTTTTTCCTGTTGTACGGAGTCATGAACATTTCATTTTCCTAAATCAGCGCGGAAAGCAGCTTACACGAGCATCGGTCTTCAATCTGGTGAAAATACTGGCCGAAGCAGCAGGAATAAAAAAGAACATCAGCCCACATACATTCAGACATTCATTTGCAACGCATCTGGTTGAAAACGGTGCCGATCTGCGCGCTGTACAGGAATTGCTTGGACACGCGAGCATTACTACAACAGAAATTTACACACATCTAAGTCGCGAATTTCTGCGCGACGTTGTGCTGAAGCACCATCCGATGTATATGTAA